A genomic stretch from Caulobacter sp. FWC2 includes:
- a CDS encoding M23 family metallopeptidase produces MIPKSLAVQSPHVRVAFFTMLGVAAMAGALNGAVALGEWVSHAAPVSNPTPAIVPTAPTVEDEAELAPPLPAYQFDAPLPGRVVNSPFGLRQLPWEENGRLHQGVDIAAPSGAAVKVAADGVVKATGLSPTYGRYVQVMHKGGLTTLYAHLAGPARGVKRGVYLRRGETVAYVGNSGRSTGSHLHFEIRKGDKALNPSFFLGRSFAEADDLPLKAAGRVPKTVRLATVSKWPKGMTKAGKDGVTVTRVKGGRVRATIPVVGGSIPSVAG; encoded by the coding sequence TTGATCCCCAAGAGCCTGGCTGTTCAGTCGCCGCACGTGCGCGTCGCCTTCTTCACCATGCTGGGCGTCGCGGCGATGGCGGGAGCGCTGAACGGCGCGGTGGCGCTGGGCGAGTGGGTGTCCCATGCGGCCCCCGTCTCCAATCCGACGCCGGCCATTGTTCCGACCGCGCCGACCGTCGAGGACGAGGCGGAACTCGCGCCGCCGCTGCCGGCCTATCAGTTCGACGCGCCTCTGCCCGGCCGGGTCGTCAATTCGCCGTTCGGCCTGCGCCAGCTGCCTTGGGAAGAGAACGGCCGCCTGCACCAGGGCGTCGACATCGCCGCCCCCAGCGGCGCGGCGGTCAAGGTCGCCGCCGACGGCGTGGTCAAGGCCACGGGCCTGTCGCCGACCTATGGCCGCTATGTCCAGGTCATGCACAAGGGCGGGCTGACCACGCTGTACGCCCACCTCGCCGGCCCGGCCCGGGGCGTCAAGCGCGGCGTCTATCTGCGGCGCGGCGAGACCGTAGCCTATGTCGGCAATTCGGGTCGCTCGACCGGCTCGCACCTGCATTTCGAGATCCGCAAGGGCGACAAGGCCCTGAACCCCAGCTTCTTCCTGGGCCGCAGCTTCGCGGAGGCTGACGACCTGCCGCTGAAGGCCGCAGGCCGGGTGCCGAAGACGGTCCGTCTCGCGACCGTCTCCAAATGGCCCAAAGGCATGACCAAGGCGGGCAAGGACGGCGTCACCGTCACCCGCGTGAAGGGCGGTCGCGTCCGCGCCACCATCCCCGTCGTGGGCGGCTCGATTCCCAGCGTGGCCGGCTAG
- a CDS encoding Re/Si-specific NAD(P)(+) transhydrogenase subunit alpha → MPMAVIAVTKETRANETRVAATPETVKKLGAAGFSVVVQAGAGTAASYPDADYEAAGAKIAKTAGEALKDADVLFKVRAPEAAEIAALKSGAIVAAALNPYQDKETLDALAKAGATAIAMEFIPRITRAQVMDMLSSQANLAGYRAVIEGAEAYGKALPMMMTAAGTVAAAKVFIMGVGVAGLQAIATARRLGAVVTATDVRPATKEQVESLGAKFLAVEDEEFKNAQTAGGYAKEMSKEYQAKQAELVSAHIAKQDIVITTALIPGRPAPKLVSAAQVASMRAGSILVDLAIEQGGNVEGAKLNETVLTANGAKILGHANLPGRIATDASALYSRNLVALATLFTTKEGAFEPNFEDEILQAAVVTRGGAIVHPNLKTA, encoded by the coding sequence ATGCCGATGGCCGTCATTGCCGTCACGAAAGAGACCCGCGCGAACGAAACGCGGGTCGCGGCCACGCCTGAAACCGTCAAGAAGCTCGGCGCCGCCGGCTTCTCGGTGGTGGTTCAGGCTGGGGCGGGGACGGCCGCGTCCTATCCGGACGCCGACTACGAGGCCGCCGGCGCCAAGATCGCCAAGACGGCCGGCGAGGCCCTCAAGGACGCCGACGTCCTGTTCAAGGTGCGCGCGCCCGAGGCCGCCGAGATCGCGGCCCTGAAGAGCGGCGCCATCGTCGCCGCCGCACTCAATCCCTATCAGGACAAGGAAACGCTGGACGCCCTGGCCAAGGCCGGCGCGACCGCGATCGCCATGGAATTCATCCCGCGCATCACCCGCGCGCAGGTGATGGACATGCTGTCGTCGCAAGCCAACCTCGCCGGCTATCGCGCCGTGATCGAAGGGGCCGAGGCCTATGGCAAGGCCCTGCCGATGATGATGACCGCCGCCGGCACCGTCGCTGCGGCCAAGGTGTTCATCATGGGCGTTGGCGTCGCCGGCCTGCAGGCCATCGCCACGGCTCGCCGCCTGGGCGCGGTGGTCACCGCCACCGACGTGCGTCCGGCCACCAAGGAGCAGGTCGAAAGCCTGGGCGCCAAGTTCCTGGCCGTCGAGGACGAAGAGTTCAAGAACGCCCAGACCGCCGGCGGCTACGCCAAGGAGATGTCCAAGGAATACCAGGCCAAGCAGGCCGAACTGGTTTCCGCCCACATCGCCAAGCAGGACATCGTCATCACCACGGCCCTGATCCCGGGGCGTCCGGCGCCCAAGCTGGTCAGCGCCGCCCAGGTGGCCTCGATGCGCGCGGGCTCTATCCTGGTCGACCTGGCCATCGAGCAGGGCGGCAATGTCGAGGGCGCCAAGCTGAACGAGACGGTCCTGACCGCCAACGGCGCCAAGATCCTCGGCCATGCCAACCTGCCGGGCCGCATCGCCACCGACGCCAGCGCGCTCTATTCGCGCAACCTGGTGGCCCTGGCGACCCTGTTCACCACGAAGGAGGGCGCGTTCGAGCCCAATTTCGAGGACGAGATCCTGCAGGCCGCCGTCGTCACCCGTGGCGGCGCGATCGTGCATCCGAACCTGAAGACAGCCTAG
- a CDS encoding ABC transporter ATP-binding protein — translation MVSAVSLEGVSKTYDDFHAVRDVSFEVPAGRITGFLGPNGAGKTSTIRMILGLLPPSAGRITVLGASDATKVHEQIGFLPEERGLYKRMTPIDAIAFFAGLKGVPEAEGRKRAKAMLEAQGLGFAMKRPIKDLSKGMAQKVQLISALAHEPELVVLDEPFSGLDPVNQQALEAMIREIAARGATVLFSTHVMQHAERLCDRVVLMARGRKVFDGDVATARCAAPRALVLEGDLLAEQVMALPGLGAVTSEPLPDGGWRHVAVLPETGAGQDALKAAFARDLALRRFELKEPSLHDAFIVLTGDQA, via the coding sequence ATGGTCAGCGCCGTCAGCCTGGAGGGCGTCAGCAAGACCTATGACGACTTCCACGCCGTCCGGGACGTCAGTTTCGAGGTCCCCGCCGGGCGGATCACCGGCTTCCTGGGTCCCAACGGCGCGGGCAAGACCTCGACCATCCGCATGATCCTGGGCCTGCTGCCGCCCAGTGCGGGCAGGATCACGGTGCTGGGCGCCAGCGACGCCACCAAGGTCCACGAGCAGATCGGCTTCCTCCCCGAGGAGCGCGGCCTCTACAAGCGCATGACCCCGATCGACGCCATCGCCTTCTTCGCGGGCCTGAAGGGCGTGCCGGAGGCCGAGGGCCGCAAGCGCGCCAAGGCGATGCTGGAAGCCCAGGGCCTGGGCTTCGCCATGAAGCGGCCGATCAAGGACCTGTCCAAGGGCATGGCCCAGAAGGTCCAGCTGATCTCGGCCCTGGCCCATGAGCCCGAACTGGTGGTGCTGGACGAGCCGTTCTCGGGCCTCGACCCCGTCAACCAGCAGGCCCTGGAGGCGATGATCCGCGAGATCGCCGCGCGCGGGGCCACGGTGCTGTTCTCCACTCACGTGATGCAGCACGCCGAGCGCCTCTGCGACAGGGTCGTGCTGATGGCGCGCGGGCGAAAGGTGTTCGATGGTGACGTCGCCACCGCCCGCTGCGCCGCGCCCCGAGCCCTGGTGCTGGAGGGCGATCTGCTGGCCGAGCAGGTCATGGCCTTGCCCGGCCTGGGCGCGGTGACGTCCGAGCCGCTGCCCGACGGCGGCTGGCGGCACGTGGCCGTCCTGCCAGAGACCGGCGCGGGTCAGGACGCCCTGAAGGCCGCCTTCGCCCGGGATCTAGCCCTTCGCCGGTTCGAGCTCAAGGAGCCCAGCCTGCACGACGCCTTCATCGTCCTGACGGGAGACCAGGCATGA
- a CDS encoding proton-translocating transhydrogenase family protein, with the protein MEAVDPTVFRLAIFVLAIFVGYYVVWSVTPALHTPLMAVTNAISSVIIVGALLAAAAHGANSDLAGGAVAGSTWISKGAGTLAAAFAAVNIFGGFLVTQRMLAMYKKKEKK; encoded by the coding sequence ATGGAAGCCGTCGACCCCACCGTGTTCCGTCTGGCGATCTTCGTGCTCGCCATTTTCGTCGGCTACTACGTCGTCTGGAGCGTGACGCCCGCGCTGCACACGCCGCTGATGGCCGTCACCAACGCTATCTCGTCGGTGATCATCGTCGGCGCCCTGCTGGCCGCCGCGGCCCATGGCGCCAATTCCGACCTCGCCGGCGGCGCCGTCGCCGGCTCGACCTGGATCTCCAAGGGGGCCGGCACGCTCGCCGCGGCCTTCGCGGCGGTCAACATCTTCGGCGGCTTCTTGGTCACCCAGCGCATGCTGGCGATGTACAAGAAGAAAGAGAAGAAGTGA
- a CDS encoding DUF4160 domain-containing protein — protein sequence MPIISTFFGIIIRIYFSDHNPPHLHAEYQDREALFDITTGEIIAGQLPRTQRAQIAWWIRANQAALADNWYRAYNDQPTFRIRGLDQP from the coding sequence ATGCCGATCATTTCGACCTTCTTCGGCATCATCATCCGCATCTATTTCAGCGACCACAACCCGCCCCACCTCCACGCGGAGTATCAGGACCGCGAGGCGCTATTCGACATCACAACGGGCGAAATCATCGCGGGGCAGCTGCCGCGCACCCAGCGCGCTCAGATCGCATGGTGGATCCGAGCCAATCAGGCCGCGTTGGCGGACAATTGGTATCGCGCGTATAATGACCAACCAACGTTCCGGATAAGGGGATTGGACCAACCATGA
- a CDS encoding alpha/beta fold hydrolase, with product MIQFLGRGVAGFALLLLSYIAVGGLVSASGAPKPRGQLVEIEPGRKLRLVCEGPSSERPVVWLEAGAFGFAADWGAAQEALTAAGWRSCAYDRAGMGYSPKGPSPRDGLAIVTDFEKLVAASGEPGPYILVGHSMAGLRLREYAGRNPDKIAGLVLLDAATPEAAQNPRMKSFIDAFASISKWAARGASIGLYKPLVHTRLGDKIDLPPAAKAEKGWAFASGRHNRTSADEVALWPEASRQAGEQPAYDPKWPVAVLTAGPVKGRESWKELQAAPARASQHGMVDHVEAATHTLLIGRRFADHIVRAVAFVADARQKG from the coding sequence ATGATCCAGTTTCTCGGCCGTGGCGTCGCGGGTTTCGCGCTCTTGCTTTTGTCCTACATCGCCGTCGGCGGGCTGGTGAGCGCCTCGGGCGCGCCCAAGCCGCGCGGCCAGCTGGTCGAGATCGAGCCGGGGCGCAAGCTGCGGCTGGTCTGCGAGGGGCCCAGCAGCGAGCGCCCGGTGGTCTGGCTGGAGGCCGGCGCTTTTGGCTTCGCCGCCGATTGGGGCGCCGCGCAAGAGGCTCTGACCGCCGCCGGCTGGCGCTCGTGCGCCTATGACCGGGCCGGCATGGGCTATTCGCCGAAGGGGCCCAGCCCGCGCGACGGCCTCGCCATCGTCACCGACTTCGAGAAGCTGGTCGCCGCCTCGGGCGAGCCCGGCCCCTACATCCTGGTCGGCCACTCGATGGCGGGCCTGCGACTGCGGGAATATGCCGGCCGCAATCCGGACAAGATCGCCGGCCTTGTTCTCCTTGACGCCGCCACGCCCGAGGCGGCGCAGAACCCGCGCATGAAGAGCTTCATCGACGCCTTCGCCAGCATCTCGAAGTGGGCCGCGCGCGGCGCTTCGATCGGCCTCTATAAGCCGCTGGTCCACACGCGCCTGGGCGACAAGATCGACCTGCCTCCGGCCGCCAAGGCCGAGAAGGGCTGGGCCTTCGCAAGCGGCCGCCACAACCGCACCTCCGCCGACGAGGTCGCTTTGTGGCCCGAGGCCTCGCGACAGGCCGGCGAGCAGCCGGCCTATGATCCCAAGTGGCCGGTGGCCGTGCTGACCGCTGGCCCGGTCAAGGGCCGCGAGAGCTGGAAAGAGCTGCAGGCCGCCCCGGCCCGCGCCTCCCAGCATGGCATGGTCGACCACGTTGAGGCCGCGACCCACACCCTGCTGATCGGCCGCCGCTTCGCCGACCACATCGTCCGGGCGGTGGCCTTCGTGGCCGACGCTCGCCAGAAGGGCTGA
- a CDS encoding COQ9 family protein, with protein MTQIAQTLSQTSGETAGQASDQPASSWADAAEQRVLDEALRLAPKAGWNAGLVSRALAAAGLSDAEGQLLLPEGPRDLAALLSRRHDAVAMGNLRTFDLATLKIRQRIREGVVARLDAAQENADVLRPLAAFLAFPTNLGLALRLTWESADMIWRWAGDVATDENHYSKRAILSGILISTLAVDMASGRASALSHLDARIDNVMAFEKWKAGLKPMDLASEMVGALARMRYGK; from the coding sequence ATGACGCAAATCGCCCAGACCCTTAGCCAGACCTCCGGCGAGACCGCCGGCCAAGCTTCCGATCAGCCGGCTTCTTCGTGGGCCGACGCCGCCGAGCAGCGCGTGCTGGACGAGGCCCTGCGCCTTGCCCCGAAGGCCGGCTGGAACGCCGGACTGGTCAGCCGCGCCCTGGCGGCGGCGGGTCTCAGCGACGCCGAGGGCCAACTGCTGCTGCCCGAAGGCCCGCGCGACCTGGCCGCCCTGCTGTCGCGACGCCATGACGCGGTCGCGATGGGCAATCTGCGGACGTTCGATCTGGCCACGTTGAAGATTCGCCAACGGATTCGCGAGGGCGTGGTCGCGCGCCTCGACGCCGCTCAAGAGAATGCCGACGTCTTGCGTCCGCTGGCCGCCTTCCTGGCCTTCCCGACCAACCTGGGCCTGGCCCTGAGGCTGACCTGGGAATCGGCCGACATGATCTGGCGCTGGGCCGGCGATGTGGCGACCGACGAGAACCACTATTCGAAGCGGGCGATTCTCTCGGGCATCCTGATCTCGACCCTGGCCGTCGACATGGCCTCGGGCCGCGCCTCGGCGCTGTCGCACCTGGACGCGCGCATCGACAACGTCATGGCCTTCGAGAAGTGGAAGGCGGGCCTCAAGCCGATGGACCTGGCCAGCGAGATGGTCGGAGCGCTGGCTAGGATGCGGTACGGGAAGTAG
- a CDS encoding DUF2442 domain-containing protein has product MTFKLVKAVRVAALPGHRLDIAFSDGSFGVFDFSDIKMSRGEMALPLHDETFFARVFLEMGVPAWPNGYDSDPSNIRMKLEAAGALHTEGATA; this is encoded by the coding sequence ATGACCTTTAAGCTCGTCAAGGCTGTCCGCGTAGCGGCCCTTCCGGGTCATAGACTCGATATCGCCTTCTCGGATGGCTCGTTTGGCGTCTTCGACTTCAGCGATATCAAGATGTCACGAGGCGAAATGGCGCTCCCGCTCCACGATGAGACCTTCTTTGCTCGAGTCTTCCTGGAAATGGGCGTCCCGGCCTGGCCCAACGGCTATGACTCCGATCCCAGCAATATTCGTATGAAGCTCGAGGCGGCTGGCGCTCTTCACACCGAAGGCGCCACGGCCTGA
- a CDS encoding UrcA family protein, translated as MRKFIMSLTTVASLSLAAVPVLGLTQAANAAEREPVATVSFADLDLSSPSQAAIFKARISTAGDALCRAKQRSSEGLNTSLGACVADVHREVNAQLPKQQRKALAFAARSNAVELAAK; from the coding sequence ATGCGCAAGTTCATCATGAGCCTGACCACCGTCGCCAGCCTGAGCCTCGCCGCCGTGCCGGTTCTGGGCCTGACCCAAGCCGCCAACGCCGCCGAGCGCGAGCCGGTCGCCACCGTCTCGTTCGCCGACCTGGACCTGTCGAGCCCGTCGCAAGCCGCGATCTTCAAGGCCCGTATCTCCACCGCCGGCGACGCCCTGTGCCGCGCCAAGCAACGCAGCAGCGAAGGCCTGAACACCTCGCTCGGCGCCTGCGTCGCCGACGTCCACCGCGAAGTGAACGCCCAACTGCCCAAGCAACAACGCAAGGCCCTGGCCTTCGCCGCCCGCAGCAACGCGGTCGAGCTGGCCGCCAAGTGA
- a CDS encoding DUF1465 family protein codes for MTEVNAFADTPWRAGVIQDFARSELFDRTFEEGMQLVEETAAYLDGAGRHDSKILSRNAALGYATESMRLTTRLMQVASWLLVQRAVREGEMPPEAACAESYRLGEEAAGEPPAIEELPFGLMNLLQRSERLYERVRHLDRRMYVESPNEEAPRPVQAQFERLAAAFGG; via the coding sequence ATGACCGAAGTGAACGCGTTCGCGGACACGCCTTGGCGCGCTGGAGTGATCCAGGACTTCGCGCGATCGGAACTGTTCGACCGCACGTTCGAGGAAGGCATGCAGCTGGTCGAAGAGACCGCCGCCTATCTCGACGGCGCCGGCCGGCATGACAGCAAGATCCTCTCCCGCAACGCCGCCCTGGGCTACGCCACCGAGAGCATGCGCCTGACCACCCGCCTGATGCAGGTCGCCTCCTGGCTGCTGGTCCAGCGCGCGGTGCGCGAGGGCGAAATGCCGCCGGAAGCCGCCTGCGCGGAAAGCTATCGCCTGGGCGAGGAGGCGGCGGGCGAACCGCCGGCCATCGAGGAACTGCCCTTCGGCCTGATGAACCTGCTGCAGCGCTCCGAGCGCCTGTACGAGCGGGTCCGCCACCTGGACCGCCGCATGTACGTGGAATCACCCAACGAAGAGGCCCCGCGTCCCGTACAGGCTCAGTTCGAACGCCTGGCGGCGGCGTTCGGGGGCTGA
- a CDS encoding DUF1192 domain-containing protein, with translation MFEEPSEPRAFNGHALSETTHEDLEIYGVAELEERIAALQAEIERTKTQLAKKKAGRDAANALFGRLD, from the coding sequence ATGTTCGAAGAGCCCTCGGAGCCTCGCGCCTTCAACGGACACGCCTTGAGCGAGACGACGCACGAAGATCTGGAGATCTACGGCGTCGCCGAACTGGAGGAGCGCATCGCGGCCTTGCAGGCCGAAATCGAGCGCACCAAGACCCAGCTCGCCAAGAAAAAGGCCGGGCGCGACGCCGCCAATGCGCTGTTTGGTCGCCTGGACTAA
- the rpsU gene encoding 30S ribosomal protein S21 produces MVQIFVRDNNVDQALKALKKKMQREGSFREMKRHVHYEKPSEKRARQKAEAVRRARKLARKRAQREGLLPMPKKPVGR; encoded by the coding sequence CTGGTCCAGATTTTCGTCCGCGACAACAACGTCGATCAGGCCCTGAAGGCTCTGAAGAAGAAGATGCAACGCGAAGGCTCGTTCCGCGAAATGAAGCGGCACGTGCACTATGAGAAGCCGTCGGAAAAGCGCGCTCGCCAAAAGGCTGAAGCCGTCCGTCGCGCCCGCAAGCTGGCCCGCAAGCGCGCCCAGCGCGAAGGCCTGCTGCCGATGCCGAAGAAGCCGGTCGGTCGGTAA
- a CDS encoding ABC transporter permease encodes MSRLLKIARREYLAYVRTVGFWLSIVALPLVIGVSATAPLMMMKTAKPERLAIVDLTGQNLGPAVAKAVVEDQNRAAARALRAAALSAAGPKAQEAVGKAQAKGGQAEGLEALARVNPTAAARFKPPRAKAIILPASAEAQAATTPREAGLVARRDVADKRLDSVLILSGRDDAIVMDLWSRNLGAPVLEGDLREAVVNLMRERALARAGVSARVLSAADDLKPTFNSLSPKAASGEKVSLRDRLPVIVGFAAGMLLWSMVLTGASILLNSVIEEKSSKILEVLLSSASVPEIMGGKILGVAGLTLTVMSIWAMGGWLALIHFAPGLAGDLLAVLLGKGLVFYFGAYLVGGYLMYAALFAGIGAFCESQRDAQTLLGPIMMVMTIPVVFMSQAIRSPDAPILSALSWFPPFTPFLMPVRIASDPPLVQVLGTTVLMAITVAAIIAFSTRAFHVGALATGKVNLKTLVGLIVRRQAG; translated from the coding sequence ATGAGCCGCCTGCTGAAGATCGCCCGCCGGGAATACCTGGCCTATGTCCGCACCGTGGGCTTCTGGCTGTCGATCGTGGCCTTGCCGCTGGTCATCGGCGTCAGCGCCACCGCGCCGTTGATGATGATGAAGACCGCCAAGCCCGAACGGCTCGCGATCGTCGACCTGACCGGCCAGAACCTGGGTCCCGCCGTCGCCAAGGCCGTGGTCGAGGACCAGAACCGCGCCGCGGCCCGCGCCCTGCGCGCGGCGGCCCTGTCGGCGGCCGGCCCGAAGGCCCAGGAGGCTGTTGGCAAGGCCCAGGCCAAGGGCGGTCAGGCGGAGGGGCTAGAGGCCCTGGCGCGCGTTAACCCGACCGCTGCGGCCCGTTTCAAGCCGCCCCGGGCCAAGGCGATCATTCTGCCGGCGTCGGCCGAGGCCCAAGCCGCCACGACGCCGCGCGAAGCGGGCCTGGTCGCGCGCCGCGACGTGGCCGACAAGCGTCTCGATTCGGTGCTGATCCTCAGCGGGCGCGACGACGCCATCGTCATGGACCTGTGGAGCCGCAATCTTGGCGCGCCGGTGCTGGAGGGTGACCTGCGCGAGGCCGTGGTGAACCTGATGCGCGAACGCGCCCTGGCTCGCGCCGGGGTCTCGGCCCGGGTCCTGAGCGCCGCCGACGACCTCAAGCCGACCTTCAACAGCCTGTCGCCCAAGGCCGCTTCCGGCGAGAAGGTCAGTCTGCGAGACCGCCTGCCGGTCATTGTCGGCTTCGCGGCCGGGATGCTGCTGTGGTCGATGGTGCTGACCGGGGCCAGCATCCTGCTCAACAGCGTGATCGAGGAGAAGTCATCCAAGATCCTCGAGGTGCTGCTGTCGTCGGCCTCGGTGCCCGAGATCATGGGCGGCAAGATCCTGGGCGTGGCGGGCCTGACCCTGACGGTCATGAGCATCTGGGCCATGGGCGGCTGGCTGGCCCTGATCCACTTCGCCCCCGGCCTGGCCGGCGACCTGCTGGCCGTGCTGCTGGGCAAGGGGCTGGTGTTCTACTTCGGCGCCTATCTGGTCGGCGGCTACCTGATGTACGCGGCGCTGTTCGCGGGGATCGGAGCGTTCTGCGAGAGCCAGCGCGACGCCCAGACCCTGCTGGGGCCGATCATGATGGTGATGACCATCCCGGTGGTGTTCATGAGCCAGGCCATCCGCTCGCCCGACGCGCCGATTCTCAGCGCCCTGTCCTGGTTTCCGCCCTTCACGCCTTTCCTGATGCCGGTGCGCATCGCGAGCGATCCGCCGCTGGTCCAGGTGCTGGGCACCACGGTGCTGATGGCCATCACCGTGGCGGCGATCATCGCCTTCTCGACCCGCGCCTTCCATGTGGGGGCGCTGGCGACCGGAAAGGTGAACCTGAAGACGCTGGTGGGCCTGATCGTTCGGCGGCAGGCGGGGTAG
- a CDS encoding aa3-type cytochrome c oxidase subunit IV produces the protein MAGDYHRGEMDIHEQAATFAAFNNMTKWGSLSIATLLLFITLLFCTPAGFIGAVIPAAVLLAAGIFFLRDKPASDH, from the coding sequence ATGGCCGGCGACTATCACCGCGGTGAGATGGACATTCACGAACAAGCCGCGACCTTCGCGGCGTTCAACAACATGACCAAGTGGGGCTCGCTGAGCATCGCCACCCTGCTGCTGTTCATCACCCTGCTGTTCTGCACGCCTGCCGGCTTCATCGGCGCGGTGATCCCGGCGGCGGTGCTGCTGGCCGCCGGTATCTTCTTCCTGCGCGACAAGCCGGCCTCGGACCACTGA
- a CDS encoding NAD(P)(+) transhydrogenase (Re/Si-specific) subunit beta, with the protein MNANLAAILYIVSGVLFILALRGLSSPVTSQAGNRNGMIGMAIAVGTTLATLWSQGALDVVTLGLILGGVAVGGAVGAVIARKVAMTSMPQLVAAFHSLVGMAACLVAVAAIYTPAAYGIVGADGHIHLNSLIELSLGLAIGAITFTGSVIAFAKLNGNMGGAPIMLPARHLLNIALALGIVALVVVLVVSGGAAIWAFWGIFALALIIGITLIIPIGGADMPVVVSMLNSYSGWAAAALGFTLENTTLIITGALVGSSGAILSYIMCKAMNRSFVSVILGGFGAADAVAGPGGKVESRPVKQGSADDAAFIMKNASKVIIVPGYGMAVSQAQHILREMCDKLKEEGVEVKYAIHPVAGRMPGHMNVLLAEANVPYDEVFELEDINSEFSTADVAFVIGANDVTNPAAKTDPTSAIYGMPILDVEKARTVLFIKRGMASGYAGVENELFFRDNTMMLFGDAKKMVEGIVKGL; encoded by the coding sequence ATGAACGCCAATCTCGCCGCCATTCTCTACATCGTCTCGGGGGTGTTGTTCATCCTCGCGCTGCGTGGCCTTTCCAGTCCCGTGACCAGCCAGGCGGGCAACCGTAACGGCATGATCGGCATGGCCATCGCCGTCGGCACCACCCTGGCCACCCTATGGAGCCAGGGCGCGCTGGACGTCGTGACCCTGGGTCTGATCCTGGGCGGCGTCGCCGTCGGGGGCGCGGTCGGGGCGGTCATCGCCCGCAAGGTCGCCATGACCTCGATGCCGCAACTGGTCGCCGCCTTCCACTCGCTGGTCGGCATGGCCGCCTGCCTCGTGGCCGTGGCCGCCATCTATACGCCCGCCGCCTACGGCATCGTCGGCGCGGACGGACACATCCATCTCAACAGCCTGATCGAGCTGTCGCTGGGCCTGGCCATCGGCGCGATCACCTTCACCGGTTCGGTCATCGCCTTCGCCAAGCTGAACGGCAACATGGGCGGCGCGCCGATCATGCTGCCCGCTCGCCACCTGCTGAACATCGCCCTGGCCCTGGGCATCGTCGCCCTGGTCGTGGTGCTGGTGGTCTCGGGCGGCGCGGCGATCTGGGCCTTCTGGGGCATCTTCGCCCTGGCCCTGATCATCGGGATCACCCTGATCATCCCGATCGGCGGCGCGGACATGCCGGTCGTGGTGTCGATGCTGAACAGCTATTCCGGCTGGGCGGCGGCGGCCCTGGGCTTCACGCTGGAAAACACCACCCTGATCATCACCGGCGCCCTGGTCGGCTCGTCGGGCGCCATCCTCTCGTACATCATGTGCAAGGCGATGAACCGCTCGTTCGTCTCGGTGATCCTGGGCGGCTTCGGCGCCGCCGACGCTGTCGCCGGTCCCGGCGGCAAGGTCGAAAGCCGTCCTGTCAAGCAGGGCTCGGCCGACGACGCCGCCTTCATCATGAAGAACGCGTCCAAGGTCATCATCGTCCCCGGCTACGGCATGGCCGTTTCCCAGGCCCAGCACATCCTTCGCGAGATGTGCGACAAGCTGAAGGAAGAGGGCGTGGAGGTGAAGTACGCCATCCACCCGGTCGCCGGCCGGATGCCGGGCCACATGAACGTGCTGCTGGCCGAAGCCAACGTCCCCTACGACGAGGTCTTCGAGCTGGAGGACATCAACAGCGAGTTCTCGACGGCCGACGTGGCCTTCGTGATCGGCGCCAACGACGTCACCAACCCGGCCGCCAAGACCGACCCGACCAGCGCCATCTACGGCATGCCGATCCTGGACGTCGAAAAGGCCCGCACGGTCCTCTTCATCAAGCGCGGCATGGCCTCGGGCTATGCCGGCGTCGAGAACGAGCTGTTCTTCCGCGACAACACGATGATGCTGTTCGGCGACGCCAAGAAGATGGTCGAAGGCATCGTGAAGGGGCTTTAG